A section of the Zavarzinella sp. genome encodes:
- a CDS encoding DUF427 domain-containing protein yields the protein MMKAIWNNQVIAESSETVVVEGNHYFPPDSIIREHFQPSDTHTVCGWKGTASYYHVVVDGKTNPDAAWFYPETKDAANNIRGYVAFWKGIQVVA from the coding sequence ATGATGAAGGCGATTTGGAACAACCAGGTAATTGCGGAAAGCAGTGAAACAGTTGTCGTGGAAGGGAATCACTATTTCCCACCTGATAGCATTATTCGGGAACACTTTCAGCCCAGCGATACGCATACGGTATGTGGCTGGAAGGGAACAGCGAGCTATTATCACGTGGTGGTGGACGGTAAAACAAATCCCGATGCTGCGTGGTTTTACCCAGAAACGAAAGATGCTGCCAATAATATTCGTGGTTATGTCGCGTTCTGGAAAGGTATTCAAGTAGTTGCTTAA
- the egtD gene encoding L-histidine N(alpha)-methyltransferase — protein sequence MMNATKSRPVDMVRTGEQNEFLHDVLHGLSCKPKRLPCKYFYDLRGSQLFDRICLLEEYYVTRTEVEIMNQSIQQIATALGEHVLLLEFGSGSSTKTLQLLQHCQQLAGYVPVDISAEHLQNTARQLQEQFPKLVIKPLAADFTQPLVIPKVSDPSQRKVVYFPGSTIGNFTPAKATALLRQIALEVDAGGGLLIGIDLVKDTNVLEAAYNDSQGITAAFNLNLLRRINRELHGTFRVDLFQHRAHFDTSHNRIEMHLISKVPQVVSVANNPFQFAAQETICTEYSHKYVLTDFLQMAAGAGFAYDQHWTDPQSYFAIIHLVAK from the coding sequence ATGATGAACGCCACGAAATCCAGGCCAGTCGATATGGTGCGTACTGGTGAACAGAACGAATTTCTCCATGATGTATTGCACGGATTAAGCTGTAAACCTAAAAGATTGCCATGTAAATATTTTTACGATCTTCGTGGTTCGCAGTTGTTTGATCGGATATGCCTTTTGGAAGAATATTACGTTACCCGCACTGAAGTGGAGATCATGAATCAGTCGATTCAGCAGATTGCCACAGCACTTGGTGAGCACGTATTACTACTGGAGTTTGGCAGCGGCAGCAGTACAAAAACGCTTCAATTGCTTCAGCATTGTCAGCAGCTTGCAGGCTATGTTCCCGTCGATATTTCTGCTGAGCATCTGCAAAATACAGCCAGACAACTTCAGGAACAATTTCCGAAACTGGTGATCAAACCGCTTGCAGCCGATTTTACACAACCTTTGGTTATTCCAAAGGTCTCGGATCCCAGTCAGCGCAAGGTAGTGTATTTCCCTGGTTCTACGATTGGTAATTTTACACCTGCGAAGGCAACTGCACTATTAAGGCAGATTGCCCTTGAAGTGGATGCTGGTGGGGGGTTATTGATTGGGATCGATCTGGTAAAAGACACAAATGTCCTGGAAGCTGCCTACAACGATTCCCAAGGCATCACGGCAGCGTTTAATCTCAATCTGTTGCGAAGAATCAATCGGGAACTGCACGGTACATTCCGGGTAGATCTGTTTCAGCACCGTGCACATTTCGATACCAGCCATAACAGAATCGAAATGCATTTGATCAGCAAAGTGCCCCAGGTGGTATCGGTGGCTAACAACCCGTTTCAATTTGCAGCACAGGAAACGATCTGTACCGAATATTCACACAAATATGTTCTGACTGATTTTCTGCAGATGGCGGCAGGTGCAGGATTTGCTTATGACCAGCATTGGACGGATCCGCAATCTTACTTTGCAATCATCCACTTGGTAGCAAAGTAG
- a CDS encoding glycine betaine ABC transporter substrate-binding protein, which yields MTTWSWPKMALCVVVLGMLAFVPIQRQNAQIQIGSKKFTESVILGEILTILGQQQKISTLHLKELGGTRLLFDSLVHGEIDLYPEYIGTIEKEILAGDSSEEAIEIRLEKRGLRLGPKLGFNNTYALAMAAATARQLKISRISDLKNHLNLRFGFSNEFLDRGDGWKSLQAHYRLPHQEVRGMDHDIAYRQLAAGSIDVIDVYTTDAAIVREQLVVLEDDLQFFPRYDAVILYRTDLEERFPKFVEMFRKIRIDEPLMMSMNQKVDSGEQSEAQVAGDFLAEMLGIAPLAQKESWQQRVWQRTIEHVDLVRKSMFLAIVIGLALGIIAFQNPRCCQLILAVTGLFQTIPAIALLVLLIPVAAALGLQSLGLASQTAIFALVAYSLLPIVRNTVAGLEATPRDIEISAVAIGLSPATTFLKVRLPLASPTILAGISTAMVQNIGFAALGALIGAGGYGQTILTGIRLNSTALILEGAIPAALLAVLSLFLFSGLERILIPRGIRKRAV from the coding sequence ATGACCACCTGGAGCTGGCCGAAAATGGCATTGTGTGTGGTAGTGCTGGGCATGCTTGCTTTTGTGCCCATTCAACGCCAGAATGCACAAATACAAATCGGTTCAAAAAAGTTTACCGAATCGGTAATTCTTGGTGAAATCCTGACTATCCTCGGTCAACAACAAAAGATTAGTACGCTGCACTTGAAAGAATTGGGTGGGACGCGATTGTTGTTCGATTCGCTGGTTCATGGGGAAATCGACCTCTATCCAGAGTACATTGGCACCATTGAAAAGGAAATACTGGCAGGGGATAGTTCTGAAGAGGCAATCGAAATTCGCCTCGAGAAACGTGGTCTCCGCCTGGGGCCAAAACTGGGATTCAATAACACGTACGCACTGGCAATGGCCGCAGCCACTGCCAGACAATTAAAAATTTCCAGAATCAGTGATTTGAAGAATCATCTCAATCTGCGATTTGGTTTCAGTAACGAATTTCTTGATCGTGGTGATGGCTGGAAGTCGTTGCAGGCGCATTATCGGCTGCCACATCAGGAAGTACGCGGGATGGACCACGATATTGCCTATCGACAACTGGCTGCAGGAAGCATTGATGTAATCGATGTTTACACCACAGATGCAGCGATTGTTCGTGAACAGTTAGTGGTGCTGGAAGATGATCTGCAGTTTTTCCCCAGGTACGATGCGGTGATTCTGTACCGTACAGACCTGGAAGAAAGGTTCCCAAAGTTTGTAGAAATGTTCAGAAAAATTCGAATTGATGAACCTTTGATGATGTCCATGAATCAAAAGGTGGACAGTGGTGAGCAGTCCGAAGCACAAGTTGCTGGGGATTTTCTGGCAGAAATGCTCGGAATTGCACCATTAGCACAGAAAGAATCCTGGCAGCAGCGTGTCTGGCAGCGAACCATCGAACATGTTGATCTGGTGCGGAAGTCGATGTTCCTGGCAATCGTCATTGGTCTAGCGTTGGGGATCATAGCTTTTCAGAATCCCAGGTGCTGCCAACTTATCCTGGCTGTTACAGGGTTATTCCAAACTATCCCGGCAATCGCGTTGCTTGTGCTGTTGATACCGGTGGCCGCCGCACTTGGTCTGCAAAGCCTGGGCCTAGCATCCCAGACTGCAATATTTGCTTTGGTAGCGTACTCTTTACTACCAATAGTGCGTAACACCGTTGCTGGCCTGGAAGCAACACCCAGAGATATTGAGATTTCTGCTGTTGCGATAGGACTATCCCCGGCAACAACTTTTCTGAAGGTTCGGTTACCATTAGCCAGTCCAACAATCCTTGCTGGCATTTCTACGGCAATGGTACAGAACATTGGATTTGCGGCCCTGGGTGCTTTGATAGGTGCTGGTGGCTATGGGCAGACGATCCTTACGGGCATCCGGTTGAACAGCACTGCATTAATTCTGGAAGGGGCAATCCCTGCCGCATTACTGGCAGTTTTGTCGTTATTTTTGTTTTCTGGACTGGAGCGAATCCTGATACCACGTGGGATCAGAAAACGTGCCGTCTAG
- the egtB gene encoding ergothioneine biosynthesis protein EgtB: MVNLEQYHKVRNQTLLLCEHLSSEDCQLQSMPDASPAKWHLAHTTWFFEAFLLNELPGYRPFSLDFQYLFNSYYNSLGERHPRHQRGLLSRPNLTEILQYRSHVDAAIADYTERKIAINFQLLELGLHHEQQHQELLLTDIKHALSCNPLYPKYAPPVDGASPGVMPHQWLKMEAGLFEFGSAGGSFCFDNETPLHRGYLHNFAIANRSVTNEEYLQFIQDGGYQRPELWLSDGWYVKESQQWQAPMYWIANDTGWESFTLHGRLPINPHEPVCHISYYEADAYARWAGGRLPTEFEWEHAARSGVHAGNFLESGQYHPAVQVMHNFFGDIWEWTSSAYSAYPGYQPLPGAVGEYNGKFMCNQFVLRGGSCLTPSSHIRPTYRNFFHPDKRWQMTGIRLVKNL, translated from the coding sequence ATGGTGAATCTCGAGCAATATCATAAGGTACGCAATCAGACATTACTGCTCTGCGAACACCTGTCGTCAGAAGATTGTCAATTACAATCGATGCCGGACGCCAGTCCTGCGAAATGGCACCTGGCACACACCACCTGGTTCTTCGAAGCTTTTCTGCTCAATGAATTACCGGGGTATCGTCCATTTTCGTTGGACTTCCAGTACCTGTTTAACTCGTATTACAATTCGCTGGGTGAGAGACATCCCCGCCATCAGCGTGGTTTGTTATCTCGACCAAATCTAACAGAAATACTTCAGTATCGATCACATGTGGATGCTGCAATAGCAGATTACACCGAGCGAAAAATCGCCATTAATTTTCAGTTACTTGAACTCGGGTTACACCACGAACAGCAACACCAGGAATTATTACTGACCGATATCAAACATGCCCTGAGTTGTAACCCACTTTATCCCAAGTATGCCCCACCAGTTGATGGTGCTTCTCCAGGTGTTATGCCCCACCAGTGGCTGAAGATGGAGGCGGGATTATTTGAGTTTGGCAGTGCAGGTGGTTCGTTCTGTTTCGACAACGAAACGCCATTGCACCGTGGCTACTTGCACAATTTTGCCATCGCGAATCGCTCTGTAACTAATGAAGAGTACCTACAATTCATACAGGATGGTGGCTATCAACGTCCAGAATTATGGCTTTCGGATGGCTGGTATGTGAAAGAATCTCAGCAGTGGCAGGCACCAATGTACTGGATCGCCAACGATACTGGCTGGGAATCGTTTACTCTTCACGGCAGATTGCCCATCAACCCGCATGAGCCTGTCTGCCACATTTCATATTACGAGGCAGATGCATACGCACGTTGGGCAGGTGGGCGATTACCCACAGAATTTGAGTGGGAACACGCAGCTCGTTCTGGTGTTCATGCTGGCAATTTTCTGGAGAGTGGCCAGTACCACCCCGCTGTGCAAGTGATGCACAATTTTTTTGGGGACATTTGGGAATGGACATCCAGTGCCTATTCTGCATACCCTGGCTATCAGCCACTTCCGGGTGCCGTCGGGGAATATAACGGCAAGTTCATGTGCAATCAATTTGTGCTTCGTGGAGGATCCTGTCTAACTCCATCCAGCCATATCAGGCCAACATATCGGAATTTTTTTCATCCCGACAAACGCTGGCAAATGACGGGCATTCGGCTGGTGAAGAATCTTTGA
- a CDS encoding ATP-binding cassette domain-containing protein — MIQTTKLSKAYGSHLVLAPLNLQFAENECTVLLGTSGSGKSTVLQLLAGLISPTTGEISIDGTRLTKQNARTTRQRIGYVLQEGGLFPHLTAEQNIRLVAENWNMEELLFVKRYRELCALTQLPLETLQRYPAELSGGQRQRVALMRALIHQPKYLLLDEPLGALDPLTRWEMQQELKQIFLQLRSTVILVTHDIAEAAWFADRIILFQHGIVQQNGTFQELRAAPANDYVARYLQTQRAI; from the coding sequence ATGATACAGACAACCAAACTATCGAAAGCTTATGGATCACATCTGGTGCTCGCTCCCTTGAATCTGCAGTTTGCAGAAAATGAATGCACTGTACTGCTGGGAACCAGTGGCAGCGGCAAATCAACCGTGCTGCAATTACTTGCTGGATTGATATCCCCCACCACAGGTGAGATATCAATTGATGGGACACGATTGACAAAACAGAATGCACGCACTACCCGCCAGCGAATAGGGTATGTTTTGCAGGAAGGTGGGCTGTTCCCACACCTTACAGCGGAACAAAATATTCGTCTGGTTGCAGAAAACTGGAACATGGAAGAGCTATTGTTTGTCAAACGATATCGAGAATTATGTGCCTTGACGCAACTTCCGTTGGAGACTTTACAACGTTACCCGGCAGAATTGTCCGGCGGGCAACGGCAACGAGTGGCTTTGATGCGTGCTCTCATTCACCAGCCAAAATATCTTTTGCTTGATGAGCCATTAGGTGCATTGGACCCACTGACCAGGTGGGAAATGCAGCAGGAATTAAAGCAGATTTTTCTGCAATTGCGAAGTACCGTCATTCTGGTTACCCACGATATTGCGGAAGCTGCCTGGTTTGCGGATCGGATTATTCTGTTCCAACATGGAATAGTACAACAGAATGGCACCTTTCAGGAACTGCGGGCTGCACCCGCGAATGATTATGTTGCCCGATATCTGCAAACCCAGAGGGCAATTTGA